A single region of the Penaeus monodon isolate SGIC_2016 chromosome 18, NSTDA_Pmon_1, whole genome shotgun sequence genome encodes:
- the LOC119584493 gene encoding ATP-dependent RNA helicase me31b-like produces MADMATLPNHASPVKPIINNQVVKATDDRSWKAQIQVPPKDRRKRTSDVTDTKGNEFEDFCLKRDLLMGIFEKGWERPSPIQEASIPVALSGRDILARAKNGTGKTGAYSIPLLEQIDPTQNHIQAMVIVPTRELALQTSHICNELAKHIGVKVMVTTGGTNLKDDIMRIYEVVHAVIATPGRILDLMEKKVAVMDKCKMLVLDEADKLLSQDFKGMLDRVISYLPAERQILLYSATFPLTVEQFMKKHLRSPYEINLMDELTLKGVTQYYAFVQERQKVHCLNTLFSKLQINQSIIFCNSTQRVELLAKKITDLGYSCYYIHAKMAQAHRNRVFHDFRAGLCRNLVCSDLFTRGIDIQAVNVVINFDFPKMAETYLHRIGRSGRFGHLGIAINLITYDDRFALHRIEQELGTEIKPIPKVIDPALYVAEHHLEEDDEGNISK; encoded by the exons ATGGCTGACATGGCCACACTTCCTAATCATGCTTCTCCAGTCAAACCCATCATCAATAATCAGGTTGTCAA GGCAACCGATGACAGATCGTGGAAAGCACAGATTCAAGTTCCCCCAAAGGACAGAAGGAAACGTACCTCAGATGTCACAGACACAAAAGGCAATGAATTTGAAGATTTCTGTTTGAAAAGAGACCTGTTAATGGGTATATTCGAGAAAGGTTGGGAGCGACCATCACCCATCCAGGAGGCGTCCATCCCTGTAGCACTTAGTGGAAGAGATATTTTGGCAAGAGCAAAGAATGGAACTGGAAAGACTGGGGCTTATTCGATTCCCCTCCTAGAGCAG ATTGATCCAACTCAAAACCACATTCAAGCCATGGTTATTGTACCAACTCGAGAGCTGGCCCTGCAGACTAGTCACATTTGTAATGAGTTGGCAAAACATATTGGGGTTAAGGTCATGGTGACAACAGGTGGAACCAATCTTAAG GATGACATTATGAGAATCTATGAAGTTGTGCATGCAGTCATTGCCACACCTGGTAGGATCCTTGAtcttatggaaaaaaaagtagcCGTGATGGACAAGTGCAAGATGTTGGTGTTAGATGAG GCTGATAAACTCCTGTCACAAGATTTCAAGGGTATGTTGGACCGTGTCATTTCCTACCTGCCAGCTGAACGACAGATTCTTCTGTACTCAGCAACATTTCCACTAACAGTTGAACAATTCATGAAGAAACACCTAAG ATCACCATACGAGATCAATTTGATGGATGAACTAACCTTAAAGGGGGTGACGCAATACTATGCCTTTGTCCAAGAAAGGCAGAAGGTCCATTGTCTAAATACTTTGTTCTCAAAG ctACAAATCAACCAAAGTATAATCTTCTGCAACTCAACCCAGCGAGTCGAGCTTTTGGCCAAGAAGATCACTGATCTGGGGTATTCTTGCTACTATATACATGCCAAGATGGCTCAGGCTCATCGTAACCGAGTTTTCCATGACTTCCGTGCAGGCTTGTGCAGGAATTTAGTTTGTTCTG ACCTGTTTACCAGAGGTATAGACATCCAAGCAGTGAATGTTGTGATAAATTTTGACTTCCCAAAGATGGCCGAGACCTATCTCCATAGGATTGGTAGGTCTGGACGATTTGGCCACCTAGGTATTGCAATCAACCTGATTACATATGATGATCGATTTGCACTGCACCGTATTGAGCAGGAATTGGGAACGGAGATTAAGCCTATACCCAAG GTCATTGATCCTGCACTGTATGTGGCAGAACATCACcttgaagaagatgatgaaggaaaCATTAGCAAGTAA